A window of Roseiflexus castenholzii DSM 13941 genomic DNA:
GACGAACCGCAGCCGCGAGGATGCCGGTTGGCACGATGAAATGGGCATGCACCACATTGTAGCGCCGGCGCTGTGTGAGCGCCAGCGTTGGCAGCAGCGCCGAAGCGATGTAACTCAGCAGTTCAGGGGTTTCGGCGCGCACCATCGAGCGACGCAACGCCGGGACGCGGATGACGCGCACCCTGCCGGATATCTCAAACTGCGGCAGATGCTGATACCCCATCGTCACGACATCGACCTCGTGCCCGACTGCGGCGAGATGCTCACACAACGCGCGCGTCACCGGGCTGGCGCCGCCGCCAAGCGGCGGGTACTCATAATTGAGCGTCAGGATGCGCACAACGGGCCAGCCTCCTGCTCGTGCGTCTGCCATATTGTCGCTGCCAGCCCGATTGATAGCGGCAGGTAGAGCGCGAATGCGCGAGTAAACACGATGTCTGTACTGAGAGTCGGTAACGCCAGCACACCCCAACTCAGCAGCGCAACCGGCGCAGCCACTCTTGGCGGCAGCAGCGCAATCGGCAGCAGGAGCACAACATGGTTGTAAAAACTGCGTGTCGGCAACAGCAACAGCACGACCGTGACAATTCCGGCGAGCACGAGCCTGACATTGCGACGACGCCATGCAATGAACGTGCAGATCATCACCATCATTCCGGCCAGCGCTCCTGTCATCGACACTGCATCGATCCGATTCTGATCTTCGGCGTCATAGGCGCGCAATTGCTCCAGCCAGGCTATTGGCCAGCCCGGCGCCAGCGCTTGTGTGCCTGCCCAAAAGATCAGTAAGCCAATTCCTAGCCCGTTCCACCAGCGACGGGGCGCGTGGACGCACAGCGCATATGCAACGATACCTGCCAGAAGTGCAATCCCCACATTCGGTTTGAGTAAAGCCAGTGATGCAACCACGCCAGATGGGAGCCAGCGCTCTGTGCGCAGCCAATAGAGACTGAGCGCCGTCCACATAAGCAGCATTGTGCCCCACTGACCCTCCTCCAGTGACGCCCATAGCGGAAAATATGCCAGCATGACGGTGGGCATCCAGGGAACAGGATGGTCGCGGAGCGCGAACGGCAGCGCACCAACTACCGCCAGGCTCATCAGCGCCCACACGGTCGATGCCCACGCCAGCGGCAACGGTGTAAGCGGGAGGCATAGGAGCACGGCTGGAAAGGGATACGCAAAGCCCGATCCGGTTCCCAACATGTGATCACCGATTGGTCCGTAGGGGTCGATGCCTTCCAGCCACAGACGCGCTGCCATCCACCAGACCTGAAGATCAGGGCTGGTGTACGCCGTGGCATACGCATGGTGGATCACGGCAATGAGAACGGCGCCCGCAACGATAACGGTCCATGGTTGCCATCGCGCCAGAACAAAACCGGCTTGCGTTCCGCCAGGTCTCACTGTTGACTGCCTCGCCACGTCTCACCGTCGACTTCTTCGCGCACGACGTAGATCGGTTTGGCTTGCGCCTCATAATAGGTGCGCACCACCAGTTCGCCGATCAGCCCCAGGCTCATGAACTGTACCCCCAGAACAATCAGCAGCACGGCGAGCAGCAGGAGTGGTCGGTCGGAGATGGCGGCGCCATACGCCAGTTTGATCCAGGTCAGATATGCGCCGATCAGCATACCCAACCCCCCCGCCAACAGACCGAGCAACCCGAAGATGTGCATCGGTCGGGTGCCGTAACTGAGCAAAAACCGCACCGTCACCAGGTCGAGCAGGACGCGCAGGGTGCGGCTGATGCCGTACTTCGACCTGCCGAACCGCCGCGGCGCGTGACGCACCGGCAGCTCGGTCACCGTCACTCCCTGCCAGCTGGCGATAGCCGGAATGAAGCGGTGCAGTTCGCCATACAGACGAATGCCGCGCACGACTTCCAGGCGATAGGCTTTCAACGAGCACCCATAATCGTGGAGCCGGACGCCGGTCGCCCATGAGATCAGACGGTTGGCAATGATCGACGGCAATCGTCGGTTGAGAAACGGGTCCTGGCGATGCGCGCGCCAGCCACTCACCACATCGTACCCTTCCTCGATCTTCGCCAGCAGTGCGCCGATATCCGCCGGATCGTTCTGCAAATCAGCGTCGATCGTCACCACCACCTCGCCTTGTGCCCGGTCAAACCCTGCGGAGAACGCGGCGGTCTGTCCGAAATTGCGGCGGAAGCGCACCACTCGCAGTCGCCGGTCGGCGCGTGCCAGGTCGCGCAACAGCGCAAAACTCCGGTCGCTGCTGCCATCATCGACGGCGATGATCTCATACGGCAGGCCAAGGTGTTCCAGTTCGGTCGTCAGTCGTCGGTAGAGGTGCGGGATGGTTTCTTCTTCGTTGTACACCGGCACAACGACTGAGAGATAGGGCGCGGATGCGCCGTCCCACTGGTGCACCGTTTCTGTATGTGGTTTGTGAGTTGTCGTTATGCCCATAGACGTTGCCTTGTCTCATAACGTCTGAGGCGTTGCACCGCAACGCCTTTACGTTTCCGCCTGCGTGGAGAGGATGCACTGCAACGTCTCTGCCTGTTCGTCATACTCCCACCCTCGAAGACCCGTAAGGTCGATCTGTGTTCACGGTCAGGAATCATCTCGCCGGTCACATGCGATGGCGAGGGCGAATGCCTGTGAAGACCTCAAGAGTCGGGAACGTTCAACATTCAACGTGTAATGTTCAACGTTCACGGTACAAACGCATTCCGCACATACATCGACGCGATCAGCGTCCACAGGATCGCATTGCATGTCAGCGTCAGCCACAGCACCGCCGGAGATCGCCCCCAGCGCGCCAGTTGAATGAACATCGGGAAGATGATGGTAAACCGCCGAATGATCCCCATGTAGGGCCAGAGCGGGTAGACAATCGCCAGGTTCATTGCTGCCAGCGCCAGGCTGTAGATCGCATAACTGCGCCGCACCCGCGCGGCGGATGCCAGCGTCAGCGCCAGCATAATCAGCATGACCATCAGATTGAGCAGCAGATAGAAGTAGGGGTGTTCACGCAACTGGTTGAGCGCATAGCCGAAATTGACCCAGGGCCAACTGAAGGTTTCGCCCCAGACATCGGCATATGATGGCGTGACCAGCAATGCGCTGACGAGCGTGCCCGGTTCGCGCCAGGAAAATGCAACATCGCCGAGTGTTGCGCGGTAGACGATCCATCCCAGCAGCGCCAGCGGCGTGAGCGACAGACCGGCCAGCGGTCTGATCAGCGCGCGTGCGCCCATGGTGCGGACGGTCACGCGATATTGTTGCCAGAGTTCCCAGAGAAGCGGCGCCACCACCACCACCCCCGGTTGCTTGGTG
This region includes:
- a CDS encoding glycosyltransferase family 2 protein gives rise to the protein MGITTTHKPHTETVHQWDGASAPYLSVVVPVYNEEETIPHLYRRLTTELEHLGLPYEIIAVDDGSSDRSFALLRDLARADRRLRVVRFRRNFGQTAAFSAGFDRAQGEVVVTIDADLQNDPADIGALLAKIEEGYDVVSGWRAHRQDPFLNRRLPSIIANRLISWATGVRLHDYGCSLKAYRLEVVRGIRLYGELHRFIPAIASWQGVTVTELPVRHAPRRFGRSKYGISRTLRVLLDLVTVRFLLSYGTRPMHIFGLLGLLAGGLGMLIGAYLTWIKLAYGAAISDRPLLLLAVLLIVLGVQFMSLGLIGELVVRTYYEAQAKPIYVVREEVDGETWRGSQQ
- a CDS encoding glycosyltransferase 87 family protein; this encodes MRPGGTQAGFVLARWQPWTVIVAGAVLIAVIHHAYATAYTSPDLQVWWMAARLWLEGIDPYGPIGDHMLGTGSGFAYPFPAVLLCLPLTPLPLAWASTVWALMSLAVVGALPFALRDHPVPWMPTVMLAYFPLWASLEEGQWGTMLLMWTALSLYWLRTERWLPSGVVASLALLKPNVGIALLAGIVAYALCVHAPRRWWNGLGIGLLIFWAGTQALAPGWPIAWLEQLRAYDAEDQNRIDAVSMTGALAGMMVMICTFIAWRRRNVRLVLAGIVTVVLLLLPTRSFYNHVVLLLPIALLPPRVAAPVALLSWGVLALPTLSTDIVFTRAFALYLPLSIGLAATIWQTHEQEAGPLCAS